One genomic segment of Rivularia sp. PCC 7116 includes these proteins:
- a CDS encoding DNA methyltransferase translates to MSKKTQINTVKHKEKRANIPTEELRDFLSEEEKKPTNLLYSRDISLDPQLVWNTKDEQDKEDLEVSAVPIYIQEKIHPQALIEDFRTQAKQEKAEQLSLFGDFNGLAFEKLIDFYQHKEGVSWTNRMILGDSLSVMASLAEKEGLRGKVQTIYMDPPYGIRFGSNWQVSTRKRDVKDGKAEEATRQPEQVKAFRDTWELGIHSYLSYLRDRLVVARELLTETGSVFVQISDENVHLVRCLMDEVYGRENFCKIIPFQKTSGHDSKILASTLDYLIWYSKNIDLVKFRPLFQQREIGEKSLDRYDQLLFSDGSTRRLKKEEISTGKIPELSKRYQLSALYSDGNSNKEQKFVFAGKTYNPRNGTHWKTTVEGLKRLASCDRIEKLGTVLRYRRFSDDFPVIPLTDRWDSVQLGTQKSYVVETSPKVVERCILMTTDPGDIVLDPTMGSATTAYVAEQWGRRWITIDTSRVALALARTRLMSAQFPYYLLADSTEGIKKETEITTKLPPTNIKTENDIKKGFVYKRVPHITLKAIANNPEIDTIHEKYQQKLEPISTQLNKLLKKKWEEWEIPREPENKWSQEAKDLLQQWWKLRQERQKKIDESIALNSDSEILYDQPYEDKKRLRVTGPFTVESLSPHRVLSTNSEQPASEAEATQQASDQFEFRIIENLRKAGVQNTKKGERLKFDSLEPYASEWIQAEGEYTEKDGTVKRVAVSIGPEYGTVGSDQIKEAAKEAVQGISYDLLIVCGFAFDPGVSEESKRYGKLQVLVTKMNPDLLLGDEVLKKTGSGNLFMVFGEPDIEVQHLDDGKITVELKGLDIYDPTTGEIRSSSINDIACWFIDTNYNGESFFVRHAYFTGANKPYEKLRKTLKAEVDQDAWLDLYSAISRPFDSPRNKNGKPGKIAVKVINHYGDEILKVYQV, encoded by the coding sequence ATGTCTAAAAAAACTCAAATTAATACTGTTAAGCATAAAGAGAAAAGAGCAAATATTCCTACAGAAGAACTGCGCGATTTTTTATCAGAGGAAGAGAAAAAGCCTACAAATTTACTATATTCTCGCGATATATCTTTAGACCCTCAGTTAGTTTGGAATACGAAAGACGAACAGGATAAAGAAGATTTAGAAGTTTCCGCAGTTCCAATTTATATTCAAGAAAAAATTCATCCTCAAGCATTAATTGAAGACTTTCGTACTCAGGCTAAACAAGAAAAAGCAGAGCAATTAAGTTTGTTTGGTGATTTTAATGGTTTAGCATTTGAGAAATTAATTGATTTTTATCAACACAAAGAAGGGGTTAGTTGGACTAACCGTATGATTCTAGGTGACTCATTGTCGGTGATGGCTTCTTTAGCTGAGAAGGAAGGGTTAAGGGGTAAAGTGCAAACAATTTATATGGACCCCCCTTATGGGATTAGGTTTGGCTCAAACTGGCAGGTATCTACTCGTAAGCGAGACGTTAAAGATGGTAAAGCTGAGGAAGCAACCCGACAACCGGAGCAAGTAAAAGCTTTTCGAGATACTTGGGAATTAGGGATACATTCTTACTTGAGTTATTTAAGAGATAGGTTAGTTGTTGCGAGGGAGTTATTAACAGAAACTGGTAGTGTTTTTGTACAAATTAGTGATGAAAATGTTCATCTCGTTAGATGCTTGATGGATGAAGTTTACGGCAGGGAAAACTTTTGTAAAATTATTCCTTTTCAAAAGACTAGTGGTCATGATTCAAAAATACTTGCATCGACACTAGACTACTTAATTTGGTACTCTAAAAATATTGATTTAGTAAAGTTTAGACCACTTTTTCAACAGAGAGAAATTGGAGAAAAATCTCTCGATAGATACGATCAATTGCTTTTTTCTGATGGCTCAACAAGAAGATTAAAAAAAGAAGAAATATCTACAGGAAAGATTCCAGAGCTATCTAAACGTTATCAACTTTCTGCCTTGTACTCTGATGGGAATAGTAATAAAGAGCAAAAATTTGTCTTTGCAGGTAAAACATACAATCCTAGAAATGGTACACATTGGAAAACAACAGTTGAAGGGCTAAAAAGACTGGCATCTTGCGATCGCATCGAAAAACTTGGTACTGTTTTACGCTATCGACGTTTTTCTGATGATTTTCCTGTAATTCCACTAACTGACAGGTGGGACTCAGTACAACTCGGCACTCAAAAGTCTTATGTAGTCGAAACATCCCCCAAAGTTGTTGAACGCTGCATTTTGATGACTACTGACCCAGGCGATATTGTACTCGATCCAACTATGGGAAGTGCTACCACAGCCTACGTCGCTGAACAATGGGGAAGACGCTGGATTACCATCGATACCAGTCGCGTAGCTTTAGCATTAGCTAGAACCCGTCTTATGTCAGCCCAATTCCCCTACTACCTACTTGCTGATTCCACAGAGGGTATAAAAAAAGAAACAGAAATTACCACAAAATTACCACCAACCAATATCAAAACTGAAAACGACATCAAAAAAGGCTTTGTTTATAAGCGCGTACCTCACATCACCTTAAAAGCGATCGCCAACAATCCAGAAATCGATACGATTCACGAAAAGTATCAACAAAAACTAGAACCCATCAGTACCCAGTTAAATAAACTCCTTAAGAAAAAGTGGGAAGAATGGGAAATACCTAGAGAACCAGAAAATAAATGGTCGCAGGAAGCCAAAGACCTATTACAGCAGTGGTGGAAGCTAAGACAAGAACGTCAGAAAAAAATTGATGAATCTATCGCTCTCAATTCGGATAGTGAAATCCTTTACGACCAACCCTACGAAGATAAAAAGCGGTTACGAGTAACAGGTCCGTTTACTGTAGAAAGTTTATCACCACACCGTGTCCTTTCTACTAACTCAGAACAACCAGCTTCAGAGGCAGAAGCCACACAGCAAGCATCTGACCAGTTTGAATTTAGGATTATTGAGAACTTAAGGAAAGCAGGAGTTCAAAATACTAAGAAAGGTGAACGACTGAAATTTGATTCCCTTGAACCTTATGCTAGTGAATGGATACAAGCAGAAGGAGAATATACCGAAAAAGATGGTACGGTAAAACGAGTTGCAGTTTCTATTGGTCCGGAATACGGTACAGTTGGCTCCGACCAAATCAAAGAAGCAGCCAAAGAAGCAGTACAAGGGATAAGCTATGATTTGCTGATTGTCTGTGGTTTTGCATTTGACCCTGGCGTATCCGAAGAATCTAAACGCTACGGTAAGTTACAAGTATTAGTTACTAAAATGAATCCCGATTTACTTCTAGGTGATGAAGTACTTAAAAAAACTGGTTCGGGTAACTTGTTCATGGTTTTTGGAGAACCAGATATTGAAGTCCAACATCTTGATGATGGCAAAATTACCGTAGAACTAAAGGGTTTAGATATTTACGACCCCACCACTGGCGAAATCCGCAGCAGTTCAATAAATGATATTGCTTGCTGGTTCATCGACACCAACTACAACGGTGAAAGTTTTTTTGTACGTCATGCTTATTTTACTGGAGCAAATAAACCCTATGAAAAGCTTAGGAAAACTCTGAAAGCAGAAGTTGATCAAGATGCATGGTTAGACCTTTATTCTGCTATTAGCCGTCCTTTTGACTCACCCCGAAATAAAAACGGTAAACCTGGGAAGATTGCGGTTAAGGTGATTAATCACTATGGTGATGAAATATTAAAGGTTTATCAGGTGTAG